The genome window GACTTAGAAGGTCCTCAGAGACCACCAAGCAGTACAAGCTAAGACAACCTGGTCACCCTCCTTTCCTGAGGTGCCAGTAAAATGCACAGATAGGTAGGAGTCCAGAAAGAGCCCCCAAATGTTACATCCACACAACTGTGAAAAGGTGGCTAATTGAGATTTCTCCCATAAAGTTGAATTTTTGGATCAACAACTAGTGGAGATCTTCTGAAAAGGCTCTATCTATCTTCTGCATAATATACTGACatactcttctttcctctcttagaTGTACAATGTTATTTTAGCGAATTATCCGGGATTGGAAACTGAGCAGAGAGGAACTGTCTCTGGTATGAGAGGACAGATAGGTTCCGGAAAGTTCAAAATAGTACTTAACCAAGAACTTCTTCCTTTCCCCCAAACACATGAGTCTAAAGAGATGGCTACCACACAATGTGGAATGTATGACATTTGTCACCTTGCAGAATGTGATTAAAATCATGGTTCCCAGAGCCAGCAAAAAGTCTGCCAATGTGTTATAACCATGAAAGGAGTAGgtgaaaagtgtttttaaattatttatttggatAGAAAGTAGCTCTCCTGAAGTTTGCTACTTGCTGCTTCTACTATTTGAGGTTATTTTTCTCCTTACGACTAAAGGGTAGTATGAAAGAGTCTTAACACAactgcatttttaatttctatctgAGATTCACTTTATAACTGAGGACTAATGTGTATGTAACATGATTACCTCATTATTGAAAATGTGAAAGGACTAGCTGAAAATCACATCACCCTTCCTttatgtctctctctttctctacacacacacacacacacacacacacacacacacacacagaataattcctttggaaggtaattaggaaAGATATCATTCCTATACTCACAGAGGAACCCCAAAAGATTATCTAAGATACCCAATCTCCTAGTAAGAAGTGGGATTGGTTTCTTAGGGGGGACATTTATGTGACTCGATGTTGTAATGCAGATCAGAAAAGGGAAAACCTTTTAAAAGGCACTGAAGGAGAGGCAAGACAGAAATTCAGTAGTTTGTCAAGAGTGGACAAGCTACTCCAGCCAGGGACATTTTACAAGATACATATTCCCTGGACCATGAAGATGTCTTTTcgtaaaatggaattaaaaaaagataagagcTTCCCAAAATAAGCATGGTGATTGGCATAATGGTTAGCTGTGTtgtgtgacttttaaaaagtcactgaACCTCtccagttctcagattcctcatcacTAAAATGAGGGGGTAGGGCTCTATTGCTAAAGTTCTCTCCCACCGCTATGGCTCATGATGTAATATAACAGGCCTACTCTTCTATTAATCTGGTTTCTAACTAAGACATCCCAAAACCTCTACCCCCCCTACCCTTACCTAACACCCCCCCACCTTCCCTCACCCTCCCTATACCCCTTAAAACTGATCTTAATGATGCTATCTGCAGATTTGTCACCTTAATGAAGGGCAGACAGGTGACACAGGGCAGGGACCTGTGGCAACTGGCATCCTTCTGTGTTCTTGGAGGCAGCCCTATGGCAAGGCTTGGAACCATTGCCTCCTTTGATCTCTACCCACATGCACATTTCCCGCTGCTTCCCAAAGGTattccaagatggagtcactgACAGTGAGAAGAGGTAGTTGAGGATACTGCTGCAATCCACCTCTCCCCCGACTGCAGCATAGTACTTTGGGTTTCTCATGTTATTCCCTTGGAGATGATAGTCAAAAATGCCTTTTAAGACATATGCTTAGAATTTGACACACAAAACAAGTTATTTCAAAGTAGTCACCAGAAATTCAAAGCATTCAACCTGTCAACAAAGATCCTTCCTCACTTTGCAAATGATTGGCAATTTGAGACTGGAGCCCCAGCCAGTGAATCTGTGCTGTAGAAGAAATAAACACTAAGCTGATTGGTCTTAATAAATGCAAGCAAGCTATGTTCATGGCTACACACAGACCATGAAAGTCTGCATATAGCACCTCACGCAAGTCTCCATCAAGGCCTCTGATGGTCTAACTCCCTAAGAGAGAGGAAGTTGTGCATCACTCAGTTAATGTACTCTCCCAGCATCTGAAAGCAATATATTAATTATCCAAATGCATAAATTATTCCAGAgcatatatatgaatgtatgaaCCTCCAGGAGGGAACCAAAAGAATCCGTTTCCAAAGCACCACTGAAATGAAGACAAACACAATTCCCTGGGGCAGGGTAGATgggaaattggaagaaaaaattaGCTCCAGCACCCTTCTGCACCCCAAAACTCCCTACCTTTTTTCCAGCTTACATAGCTCCTGAAACTATTCCCTTTTATAAGCCTGAGGTGAGAGCTTTCTCCGGCTGCTGCACAGGATAGTAACTATACAAGACAGCACACACTCAATTCTCTCCAGCTTCCCACTTCCAAACTACGTAttacacactgtcttccacacaTACTGTGCTCTTCAGTTAAAAATGATCTAgaatatggaaattttaaacaaatttaagcACATTGAAAACACTGATGTATGCCCACCCGTTAACAGTCCCAGTATTTGTATAAATTCAAACAATAAGCTTTAGAGCACATTCTGATTAATCTGTCTTTAGAGGTACTCCCTAAGCATACCAGAATAGACTGGTGGTTCACATGGTATTACTCAAGTAGTACATTGTTCCAACAAAAAGTCCTGTTAAAAAACATCCCCTCCCCCCAACCCTTGTCCTCACCCCCAAAACAAGAACCAATAAAAGGGGGAAATGATTAAAAGCATTTTTGCTGAGAATCTGCAGCTCTTGAATTGGCCGTTTAGATGAGATATTCCACCATCTCTGCATCAGGCTCTTGTCCCAGGATCTGAATGGGAGTTTTTCTTTCCAGAGTATTGGAGTGGAACACAGGCCCATCTAAATGGAAATAAGGGTTAGAAAACACTTAGGGATGAAGAAAAAACCTGTATTTCTAGAACTAGACACCATCAGAGCCCTCATGAAGCCAATGGCAAAGTGAGACTTGTCACCTCCCTCATTTACTTCTgctaagataatggcctccactcATGCCTGTTCCCATCTTGGTGGATGAGAAGTCATTTACagactctcttctctctcccttagAACATGAAAAATTCAGTCCAAAGGATAACTCTGCCCAGACATCAGGCAACAAGAAATAAATCTGTATTTGAGAGCAGAACTAAACCAAAAGTTACCTGCTAAAGGGAATAATTACCTGCTTTGTCTGGATTGCAGGTCAAACTTGGTATAGACAAACGATGTGGTCCAGGACCGGTAGCTGGACTTGCAGGAACCTCAGcctgagccacagctggagtTGGAGTTGGAGCTGGAGTTGGAGCTGCAGCCGTAGCTGAAGTTGGTGCCTGAGTCTGAGCAGGAGCAGAAGCCTGAGCCGCTGCTGAAGCCGGAACTGGAACCAGAGCCGGAGCTGGAACCGGAGCCGGAGCAGCTGGAGCAACctgaacagcagcagcagcagcagcagcagcagcagcagcagcagcagcagcagcagcaggaggaggaggaggaggaggaggaggaggaggaggagcaacgGCAGCAGCTGAGGCAACAGAGGCAGCAGCTGGAATCTGACCAGCAGCAGCTggagaaacagcagcagcaataGCAGCAGCGGTGGCTGGAGACGgggcagcagcaacagcagcagcagcagctggagcagcagcaacagcaactgGAGTAGCAGCTAccatggtggtggtgatagtggcaGCAGTGGCGGTGATGGCGGCAGCAGTGGCGGCGGCAGCAACTGGAGCAGCAACAGAGATGGGAGCAACAGTTGCAGTTTTGTTCGATTCCGTCCCACGTTCAGTTTGGGTACTGCAGTCTCGGCTGCCTGTCTTGGAGTGAGCCGAGGGCAGGGGAGTCGAGGGGGGCACAGGCGAGGGTGTGGAAGGGACATATTCAGCACGGTAGTCTCCACCCAAGAGAATGCCTACAAATGAAAGGGGAacagacattagaaaaaaataggtgATTCAAATCCAGACATCTAATTACCTGTTCTCCCATtcaaatttcagaagaaatttgAATGtgtctaaattatttatttttgcctccaGGGAACCCAGAAATCAGTGTGTGAGGCTCCTCCAACCATGGCTAAAAGTTTCTTACAGACTTCGAAGATCCCTCTGGTCCTCATCCATCACCTGGCACAACATATTAAGCCTGTAAGTGACCTGGGTAtctgttttgatttatttttccaatgGTGATTGGGTTCCACCAAGTTGTCAGAATGCTCCTACTCGGCTCCACTTATAAACCATTACCACACATTACCAGGGAGCAAGAAAGGATTTGGAGAATAAGTCTATTGACACAGATTAAGTGTGGTAATAATTGTGTGATCTAAGGTTCTCACCATGACCATAGTCTCCAAAATGCTTATTCTAACCAAAAGATATTATAAGTATCAGAGGACCAAGAAAGGaattaaaagcaacaaaaagggttaaaataaaaatacatataagctTCCTTCCTCAGGCTCTAAAAATGTGCCCGTGGTATCCACAATATGTCTGGGGTTTTGATTAGAGGGGAGGGAATGGACAGGAATGGAATGAAAAAGTACATTCTGTTCTCATCTCAGAACACTGTGGGAACAAAACCTGCTACCCAAACGATTTAGCGTAACTAAAACTCTGGGTTCTCCTATTATACAGGAGGAAGGAACACAGAAATGCTGGAATTTTGAAATTCTGAATGACAAAAAGGCCACATGGGTTCTGGAGAAAGATAAAGGTGCCACATGGCAAAGGTCAAATGTGAGAATATTTTAGAGGAAATTAGAGTTACCTTCCTTCACACCCAAATGAAACTCAAGATTCTTGTCCTCTAGGCTTTGGCCTCAATCAGTATTCTCACCAGGAGACTTCAAAGTGTGGAGGAGCTCCAGAATGTGGAACTAGGGTCTCAGGAGGAATATGAACCCAAAACCCTGGTACACCTTCCTCTCCAGAACCTGGACCATCATCCCTTTTCCTTAAGCATGGGTGCTTGTCTCATGGCTCTCTTTGAACACATGACTATAATCTTCCTTATTTACTGTCATTACCTAGGCTCCCCTTCCAGCTCTTGTCATCTCGCTTTTCTTCCATGATGGGGGTGCCAGTCAGGGTGGATGAGTGGGAGAGCAAGCCTGATCCAGCATTGGAAATGGACATCAGAGACTTCGCTGGCCGCATGCACGACAGCTGCTCTGTCTTGCTCGGCTCCTTCCGGGAACGCTGTTGGAGTACTTTGATCATGGCATCCTTCTCAATAATCTGGGCATGTAGGGTCTTAATCCTaggaaccaaagacaaagaacatATAAAGACCTTGTTGCGGCCAGGagcggtagctcatacctgtaatcctagcactttgggaggccaaggcgggtggatcacaaagtcaggagttcaagaccagcctgaccaacatggtgaaaccctgtctgtactaaaaatacaaaatttagctgggcatggtggcgggcacctgtagtcccagctactcaggaggctgaggcaggagaatcactttaacttgggaggcagaggttgcagtgagccaagatagtgccactgcactccagcctgggtgacagagcaagactgactccatctcaaaaaaaaaaaaaaaaaaaaaaaaaaaagataaacctgGAAAGGTATCAAATTCATTTCACAAGTCCtccaaaatgtaaatcaaattatGCTGTTCTTCATTATAAACAGAAAACTAGATTTTGctgaatgaatataaataaagcactatgccctttaaaaaaaaaaaaaaaaaaagatgttcttgCTACCTCTACATTTTGGTCTAATTGACTACATGACTACATAGAGTTCCCATCATCTTTTTGACTAAAGGTTGATCTAGTTAGTTCTGAGTTGGAAGACAAGGGATGGTGTGCTacagtttttaaaacatgttttttttcaagtataataataaaaaatatatataatatatataaaagatgaCTTTTCATTCATAAAGGCAATAGtgtgagaaaaaaacaacaacatgtTTTTCTGCACACCCAAATGGATACAGCAGAGCATCAGGAGCCGTTGCTTAAACCTTAGTAAGTCACAATAAAGTACCAGTGAAAAAAAAGGGCTGAATATGAGAGAATGAACTGATGTACTGGGTGCTGTAGTGAAGAATCTCAGTCAATGGAAACAATTTACTCAGTAAGATGAGATCTACTATGAATGAGTGACAACCTTCAGGTAATAAGTCAATGATCATATGTTTATAAAAGGAATCAGGTATCCTACCTCCCACTTTGAGTAgatgttcttttgttgttgttgttgagatggagtctcgctctgttgctcaggctagagtgcaatggcacaatcttgactcatcgcaacctctgccttccaggctcaagcgattctcctgcctcatcctcctgagtagctgggactacaggtgcccaccaccgcacctggctaattttcgtatttttagtagagatggggtttcaccatattggccaggctggtcttgaactcctgacctcaggtgatctgcccgccttggccttccaaagtgctgggattgcaggcgtgagtcattgtGCCCGGCCAAGCAGATATTGTTTTACTCTTTTATTAAGCAATCTGCTGTACCACAGGGTTGCAGTGCAGTGCTAGAAAGAATACCCCAGAGTGCAAATGCCAACAATTTAAGCtcaggcagagggcagaggaaaAGCAATTAGGAAGGCCAAAGGGACAGAAACCCTACCTGGAACTCCATGTTTAGTGGAGAGTATCAAGGTAAAAGTCATTGCATCTCACACCTTTAAGTGATAGGCTGGCAGGGGTGATGGTGGAGCGGGGAGACTGCATGATCAGATTTCCTAGTTGTGAATAAAGATCCTATCTGGTCTCTATATCAACGTCTCAGATTCCTCAGCGTCCAGAACAACATTTTACCTGCCCTCCATGTCAAGGCAACGCTTATTGGCCATCAagatttcttcctcttctttctggaTGCGAGCTTCTAGAGCTGTGTCATAGCTGGTGTTAGGAGAGTGACTGATGACTGTTGTGTCCCTGGGGAGGAAAATGGAAGTGATGAGATGGGAGCATAGCAAAATCAATGAATGTTATCTTTCTTCTAAGTCAAGAAAGGCTTTTCTGGAAAGTCCTACGCTGAAATCAAGCTCATTTGGAACAGATGGTTTCTGGGGAACTAACCCGTAAGAACCTCCAAAATAGGACAGTTCAGCGTTCAGGATAGAAGACAACGTTGTTAGTATAGAAGTGGCTGCAAAAGTCAGTGAGGGATGAGATAGGCACAGGCTTGCCTTCAGAACTGAACAGGTATCATCCCATGTTCAGTTCTGGCAGAGAGCCCCTTCAAGTTTTTAGATCATGGCCAAGCAATAGGAATATGTAGatattgggccaggcatggtggctcatgcctgtaaccccaacactttggaaggctgaggcgggtggatcacctgaggtcaggagtttgagaccagccgggccaacatggagaaaccctgtctctactaaaaatacaaaaattagccgggcatggtggtgcacgcctgtaatccccgctatctgggaggttgaggcaggagaatcacttgaacccaggaggcggaggttgtcgtgagctgagatcgagccactacactctagcctaggcaacagagggagactctgtctcaaaaaaaaaaaaaaaaaaggaataagtatatattatttccattttattcttatgGAAGTCATAAAGGGAGAAAGGTCAGACTTTCAAGAAAGTCAGAGGGTATACTAAGTAACTTATTGCTACAGATGAACATTGGTAAATACACCTGAGTACTAGAAGCAAACAACAGACACATCGGCTAAGATCAGGTGGGGCATGTGAGCTAATAAATAGAGCCTTTGAGCCAGTCCCACTCGATTCCTAGCTAATCTACATCTGAAACATTCTAGCACCAAATCAATGGGTCTATCCCAACAAAGTGACTGTTCTCTTGCCAGAGTTCTAACTGCATAAAGGACCATGATGTTCCATCTGAAAGTGTCTCAGGCCATTAACTCAAAGACCaattaataaggaaaaaaggcgtgcatgtgtgtgtgtgtgtcgtgggGGGCTGGGGGGGCGGTATTAGGATTAGGGAGAATACTGATGCAATTATATTGGTCTTAAAGGAAATCAGACAATAGACCGAGAAAACAATGAACTGGCACTGCTTCATTATACTTCCTAAGAGAATGGGAATCTGCAGGAGAACTCCAGGCATGTTTTCTGTTGGCAGCTAACTATGTTCTCTTAGCTTCAAGATTATGTCCAGTGCCGATGAGGATGAAGTGGcaagagaaagaggcagaaagtTGCTATTAAGGTTGGGGATTTGGGTGAGCCTCTATAAAATTACTGTTCCCCAAAATATACGTGTACCTTATATGCAAGGTTGAAACCATGTATGGAATGATGAAAGAATTGGAGAGCAAGAAGGGGAAAGAATACAATGGCTTTCATCATTTGCTAAACTCAAAGTATTTTACCATCTCAGCATTCTATACTTTCTCTAGTGCAATTCACTGGCTTGTAGTCCTACTGGGTACCCAAGAGGAAGCAGCATTTGCATAGTGCTTGACAGCACAGGCTCTGAATACAGACAACTCAGCAGGTCCCAGCTTCTCCAAGTATTCTCTGCCCCTAACAAGCTTTATGACCTCTGAAAGTCAAGTTACCTGCTCTAAGCAAGCCGCTTCATATGCCAAGTGGGAACAATATTTATAACTTCATCTCATAGAGGATAAAATTATGCAGTAAGACAGTGTCGGTCATggtaaaaacactcaacaaagcTATTATTAAGAGAGAACCAcataactcaggaggctgaggcaaaaggattgcttaagcccaagagttcaaggctgcagtcagttacgactgtgccactgcattccagcttgggtgacacagcaagaccactGTCtctaaaaggaagagagaaggagggaaagagagaggtggAGGAGAGCGAGAgtgagagcgagagcgagagacagagagagagagaatgaatcacatagatggatagatggaaggagACTAACATACAGAGATTACAAGAGATTCTGACTTGAAAGAATTCCAGCTCTTGGTAAAATCCTAGAAGCAATTCCTGTACTGCAGAATTCCAATGTGAAGGTTGGGGCTTTAGAGCCAGGACTGTTGAAAAGTGCATGGTGTCTACGGACACTGGGGAATTGAGCATACGGTTTGTCACTGGGGGAACTAGTGCTGGCCTGCTGCCACTTTCATCGCATAAAAGACCATTTTGGGGACTCAGAGCCCTGCCAGCTAATTGATATGGACACTGTGAACTCCTCAGGAATGGAGCCTGAAAATGTGGGGCACTTAGTGAATTCCGACAGGGCTGCCAGGGCAGCCCTCAGCATCAATCTTCCTTCTAGAAGACTAGGGCTACTAGGCTAATGGCTTAGGCAAAAGCAAGCAAGCACAATATTTGAATGAGCAACTTGACCTGCTACCTTCCAACACTCCAAGACGTTCTCTAAGAACACCAGGAGAGAGATGCTGGGctacaatctgaaaataaaacctgCAAACCCCAAGCTGCATATTCTTGATTTTGACATCCTCCACCTGAAATTCTTAAGTAAATAGTTTGTCatcttctt of Macaca fascicularis isolate 582-1 chromosome X, T2T-MFA8v1.1 contains these proteins:
- the AMOT gene encoding angiomotin isoform X2 — encoded protein: MPRAQPSSASYQPVPADPFAIVSRAQQMVEILSDENRNLRQELEGCYEKVARLQKVETEIQRVSEAYENLVKSSSKREALEKAMRNKLEGEIRRMHDFNRDLRERLETANKQLAEKEYEGSEDTRKTISQLFAKNKESQREKEKLEAELATARSTNEDQRRHIEIRDQALSNAQAKVVKLEEELKKKQVYVDKVEKMQQALVQLQAACEKREQLEHRLRTRLERELESLRIQQRQGNCQPTSVSEYNATALMELLREKEERILALEADMTKWEQKYLEENVMRHFALDAAATVAAQRDTTVISHSPNTSYDTALEARIQKEEEEILMANKRCLDMEGRIKTLHAQIIEKDAMIKVLQQRSRKEPSKTEQLSCMRPAKSLMSISNAGSGLLSHSSTLTGTPIMEEKRDDKSWKGSLGILLGGDYRAEYVPSTPSPVPPSTPLPSAHSKTGSRDCSTQTERGTESNKTATVAPISVAAPVAAAATAAAITATAATITTTMVAATPVAVAAAPAAAAAVAAAPSPATAAAIAAAVSPAAAGQIPAAASVASAAAVAPPPPPPPPPPPPAAAAAAAAAAAAAAAAAVQVAPAAPAPVPAPALVPVPASAAAQASAPAQTQAPTSATAAAPTPAPTPTPAVAQAEVPASPATGPGPHRLSIPSLTCNPDKADGPVFHSNTLERKTPIQILGQEPDAEMVEYLI